A single genomic interval of Candidatus Binatia bacterium harbors:
- the trpS gene encoding tryptophan--tRNA ligase gives MATETIVSGMRPTGSLHLGHLHGALKNWVKLQKDYRCFFFVADWHALTTDYSNPKGIRRSGIEMAADWLSAGVDPKRSVIFRQSDIKEHAELHLLLSMIIPVPWLERNPTYKEQVQELKERDLSTYGFLGYPVLQAADIIMYKGNKVPVGVDQAPHVELTREIVRRFNQVYAPIFPEPEVLLTQTPKVPGLDGRKMSKSYGNAVFLTDPPEEIDQKLSRMMTDPARVTRKDPGEPEKCPAFNLHKIYCTPQEIDYVTQGCRTAGIGCLECKKIMIKHVIEELAPMREKRAALEQRPAEVEDVLAAGNRVAQEKAAETMNEVREAIGL, from the coding sequence GTGGCTACCGAAACCATCGTCAGCGGCATGCGGCCAACGGGGAGCCTTCATCTCGGCCACCTTCACGGCGCGCTCAAGAATTGGGTGAAGCTGCAAAAGGACTATCGTTGTTTTTTCTTCGTCGCCGACTGGCACGCGCTGACGACGGATTACTCGAACCCCAAGGGTATTCGCCGGAGCGGTATCGAGATGGCCGCAGATTGGCTGAGTGCCGGCGTGGATCCGAAGCGCTCCGTTATCTTTCGCCAATCGGACATCAAGGAACACGCGGAGCTGCACCTGCTGCTTTCGATGATCATTCCGGTGCCGTGGCTGGAGCGCAACCCGACTTACAAAGAGCAGGTCCAGGAACTGAAAGAGCGCGATCTCTCCACTTACGGTTTCCTGGGCTATCCGGTGCTTCAGGCGGCGGACATCATCATGTACAAAGGCAACAAGGTTCCCGTGGGCGTGGACCAGGCGCCGCACGTGGAGCTTACGCGCGAGATCGTGCGCCGCTTCAACCAGGTTTACGCGCCGATTTTTCCCGAGCCCGAAGTTCTCTTGACACAAACGCCGAAGGTTCCCGGCCTGGACGGCAGGAAAATGAGCAAGAGCTACGGCAACGCGGTCTTCCTCACCGATCCGCCCGAAGAGATCGATCAAAAGTTGAGCCGCATGATGACCGACCCGGCGCGCGTGACGCGCAAAGATCCGGGCGAGCCGGAAAAATGTCCGGCGTTCAACCTGCACAAGATCTACTGCACGCCGCAGGAGATCGACTACGTCACCCAAGGCTGCCGCACCGCGGGCATCGGCTGCCTCGAATGCAAGAAGATCATGATCAAGCACGTGATCGAAGAGCTTGCGCCGATGCGGGAGAAGCGGGCCGCGCTCGAGCAGCGCCCGGCGGAAGTGGAAGATGTTTTGGCGGCAGGGAATCGCGTGGCGCAGGAGAAAGCCGCGGAGACCATGAATGAAGTCCGGGAAGCGATCGGCCTATGA
- a CDS encoding peptide ABC transporter substrate-binding protein, producing MTSALRKHGRWLVPLFLFAIFSGCNPSSGRRDETVFRVNLSTEPPSLDWSLATDHVSFNVIANLMVGLTEFDKNLKPVPVIAKSWDILEGGKKIVFHLRDDVAWSDGKKVRAHDFEYSWKRLLNPKTASEYAYSLFDIVGAEEFNRGTIADESQVGVKAIDDSTLEVLLKSPTSYFLSLTTFEVTYPQRRDVVEKFGSQWTEPEHIVTNGPFLLASWKHENEIQLKANPNYFLGKPAIERVEMYMINETTTALTMYEQGQLDFIDDHSIPALEKPRLAKAPGFKHVPQLRGEYYGFAMDRKPFDDPRVRKAFAMAIDRSVFPRLLQGGQAPSSSWIPPGMLAHNPKIGVPYNPPEARRLLREAGYPDGKGFPQVTFVYNTREDHKTAAEAVQGMWKRNLGVLVRLENLEWKVYLKRLQNDPPHVFRAGWGADYPDPDNFMKLFITGSGNNHPRYKNGRFDQLVEQAARELNEQKRVRVYNEAQKLLCEVDIPIVPLFTIAESTVLNPRYTGLEYNSMSRLLLRDVRLKNK from the coding sequence TTGACATCCGCACTGAGAAAACACGGCCGCTGGCTGGTTCCCCTCTTCCTGTTCGCGATTTTTTCCGGTTGCAATCCGTCATCCGGCCGCCGCGACGAAACCGTTTTCCGCGTGAACCTTTCGACGGAGCCGCCGAGCCTCGACTGGTCTTTGGCGACCGATCACGTGTCTTTCAACGTCATCGCCAATCTCATGGTCGGGCTGACCGAGTTCGACAAGAACTTAAAACCCGTCCCCGTGATCGCCAAGTCGTGGGACATTCTCGAAGGCGGGAAAAAAATCGTCTTTCATCTGCGCGACGACGTCGCGTGGAGCGACGGGAAAAAAGTTCGGGCGCACGACTTCGAATACTCCTGGAAGCGCCTGCTAAATCCCAAGACCGCCTCCGAATATGCGTACAGCCTGTTCGATATCGTGGGCGCGGAAGAGTTCAACCGGGGAACGATCGCCGACGAGAGCCAGGTGGGCGTCAAAGCGATCGACGATTCGACCCTCGAGGTCCTGCTCAAGAGCCCGACCTCTTACTTTCTCTCCCTCACCACGTTCGAGGTGACGTACCCGCAGCGCCGGGACGTCGTCGAGAAATTCGGCAGCCAGTGGACCGAGCCCGAGCACATCGTCACCAACGGCCCTTTCCTGCTCGCTTCGTGGAAGCACGAGAACGAGATCCAGCTCAAGGCCAACCCCAACTATTTCCTCGGCAAACCCGCCATCGAAAGGGTCGAGATGTACATGATCAACGAAACGACCACCGCGCTCACCATGTACGAGCAGGGACAGCTCGACTTTATCGACGACCACAGCATTCCGGCTCTGGAAAAGCCGCGTCTCGCCAAAGCGCCCGGCTTCAAGCATGTGCCCCAACTGCGCGGCGAATATTACGGCTTTGCCATGGACCGCAAGCCCTTCGACGATCCGCGCGTGCGCAAGGCGTTCGCGATGGCGATCGACCGCTCGGTGTTCCCCAGGCTGCTGCAAGGAGGACAGGCGCCGTCGTCCTCGTGGATTCCCCCGGGCATGCTGGCGCACAATCCGAAAATAGGCGTCCCCTATAATCCACCGGAGGCGAGAAGGCTCCTGCGCGAAGCAGGATACCCCGACGGCAAGGGCTTTCCCCAGGTAACGTTCGTCTACAACACCCGGGAGGATCACAAGACCGCCGCCGAAGCGGTCCAGGGAATGTGGAAGCGCAATCTCGGCGTGTTGGTGCGCCTGGAAAATTTGGAATGGAAGGTTTATCTGAAACGGCTCCAAAACGATCCGCCGCACGTCTTCCGCGCCGGCTGGGGGGCGGACTATCCCGACCCCGACAACTTCATGAAGCTCTTCATCACCGGCAGCGGCAACAATCACCCGCGTTACAAGAACGGCCGCTTCGACCAACTGGTGGAGCAAGCCGCGCGGGAGCTGAACGAGCAGAAGCGCGTCCGTGTATACAATGAGGCGCAGAAACTCCTCTGCGAGGTCGATATTCCCATCGTGCCGCTGTTTACGATCGCGGAGAGCACGGTTTTGAATCCCCGCTATACCGGATTGGAATACAACTCGATGAGCCGCCTGCTGCTGCGCGACGTCCGGCTGAAAAATAAGTGA
- a CDS encoding membrane dipeptidase encodes MDGKDILKKHVVVEGHRDVYEQLYRKSIAEESPLRDAIAPRLIRDGINLSVYAISGDSYSHSQNTGRYLETALENIDMFLEEAPRSEGMISLVRRRADLPDQVRPGQISFILHFEGGMPLRGSIHQLRNFYRLGLRSMQLTWNFRNELGDGVWENRTKGGLTRFGVEVIKEMNRLGMVVDLAHMNREGFFQSLDAAEAPLIVSHANACGMLDNPRNLADDQIKAIADQGGLVGILALPERIVNKGAALDDLLKHLDYMAELVGVEHVALGLDFVKYDGPRTLKDRHHPLRKPEVVQDLEEVEDLPKLVDGLLRRGYKENEIALILGGNYLRVLKTILPDQPVI; translated from the coding sequence ATGGACGGTAAGGACATACTGAAAAAACACGTCGTGGTCGAAGGCCACCGCGACGTTTACGAGCAGCTTTATCGAAAATCGATCGCCGAAGAGTCGCCGCTGCGCGACGCGATCGCTCCGCGCTTGATCCGCGACGGCATCAATCTTTCCGTCTATGCGATCTCAGGCGATTCCTATTCACATTCGCAGAACACCGGCCGCTATCTGGAGACGGCGCTGGAGAACATCGACATGTTCCTCGAAGAGGCGCCGCGCTCGGAAGGCATGATCTCGCTCGTGCGCAGGCGCGCGGATCTCCCCGACCAAGTGCGCCCGGGACAGATCTCTTTCATCCTCCACTTCGAGGGCGGCATGCCGCTACGCGGCAGCATCCATCAGTTGAGAAATTTTTATCGCCTCGGACTGCGCTCGATGCAGCTCACCTGGAACTTTCGCAACGAGCTCGGCGACGGCGTGTGGGAGAACCGCACCAAGGGGGGTCTCACGCGCTTCGGCGTCGAGGTCATCAAGGAGATGAACCGCCTCGGCATGGTGGTCGATCTCGCGCACATGAACCGCGAAGGATTTTTCCAGTCGCTGGACGCCGCCGAGGCGCCGCTCATCGTGAGCCACGCTAACGCCTGCGGCATGCTGGACAATCCGCGCAACCTGGCGGACGATCAGATCAAGGCGATCGCCGATCAGGGCGGCTTGGTCGGAATCCTCGCGTTGCCCGAGCGCATCGTCAACAAAGGCGCCGCGCTCGACGATCTGCTCAAGCACCTCGACTATATGGCCGAACTCGTCGGCGTCGAGCACGTCGCCCTGGGGCTCGACTTCGTGAAATACGACGGCCCGCGGACGCTGAAGGACCGGCACCATCCGCTGCGCAAGCCCGAGGTGGTCCAGGACCTGGAAGAGGTCGAGGACCTGCCCAAGCTCGTCGACGGGCTGTTGCGCCGCGGCTACAAGGAAAACGAAATCGCGCTCATCCTCGGAGGGAACTATCTGCGCGTGCTCAAGACCATTCTCCCGGACCAGCCGGTGATTTAA
- a CDS encoding ABC transporter substrate-binding protein yields the protein MRRLTFSLILFLLFVCPSPVPAKIVVGLSSVNIAFLPVYVAQEKGFFKDEALDVIFVMFNAGSTNLQALAGGDVQIMGSAFVETIGGRASGIVDVRNFWGISNIMPFQLYSHSSFKSMKEAKGKRFAISRFGSLTDFLTRATVQHFGVNPKEVTILQIGSTPARFAALEAGGVDASIVWFPVTEIAKSKGYNKLFDLKEIFPEWPYETFAARESWLAKEKDQVTKFLRAYQRGVRHTHQNKEDAVRAIRKYVRMDPAYAPAGYDEYRDSFPVNGKIAEKPIPVVIEQEFEAGRIKRKITVDEMIDKSFIQAVGGK from the coding sequence ATGCGCCGCTTGACGTTTTCGCTGATTCTTTTTCTGCTTTTTGTCTGTCCTTCTCCGGTGCCCGCCAAAATCGTCGTCGGCCTTTCGTCGGTGAACATCGCGTTCCTACCCGTGTACGTCGCGCAGGAAAAGGGCTTCTTCAAGGACGAAGCGCTGGACGTCATCTTCGTCATGTTCAACGCCGGATCGACCAATCTTCAGGCGCTGGCCGGCGGCGACGTCCAGATCATGGGAAGCGCGTTTGTCGAGACGATCGGAGGGCGGGCGAGCGGTATCGTGGACGTGAGGAATTTTTGGGGCATCAGCAACATCATGCCTTTCCAGCTTTATTCGCATTCGAGCTTCAAGTCGATGAAAGAGGCGAAGGGCAAACGCTTCGCCATCAGCCGCTTCGGCTCGCTCACGGACTTTCTCACGCGCGCAACCGTGCAGCACTTCGGCGTCAATCCCAAGGAGGTCACTATCCTTCAGATCGGGAGCACGCCCGCCCGCTTCGCCGCGCTCGAGGCCGGCGGTGTCGATGCCAGCATCGTCTGGTTTCCGGTCACGGAGATCGCCAAGTCCAAGGGTTATAACAAACTGTTCGATCTGAAGGAGATTTTCCCCGAATGGCCGTACGAAACCTTCGCGGCGCGGGAATCATGGCTGGCAAAGGAAAAGGATCAGGTCACGAAGTTCCTGCGCGCCTATCAGCGCGGCGTCCGGCATACCCACCAGAATAAAGAAGACGCCGTCAGGGCCATTCGAAAATACGTCCGGATGGACCCGGCGTACGCGCCCGCGGGTTACGACGAGTATCGCGATTCCTTCCCGGTGAACGGCAAGATCGCGGAGAAGCCTATTCCGGTGGTGATCGAGCAGGAATTCGAGGCGGGGAGAATCAAGCGCAAGATTACCGTGGACGAGATGATCGACAAGTCGTTCATCCAGGCGGTCGGAGGCAAATAG
- the moeB gene encoding molybdopterin-synthase adenylyltransferase MoeB, protein MAKTFKQLMEEARKDVKEISVQETKDLLERNGNHLLLDVREKDEYREGHLEGAVSLPRGFLELKVETTVPEKSTPIIAYCAGGVRSLLAAKALKEMGYQNVISMSGGYGAWKTAGYKWIQDHQFTQEQTTRYSRHFMLPEVGEEGQAKLLKAKVLIVGAGGLGSPSAYYLAAAGVGTIGIIDNDVVDLSNLQRQILHSNDRVGMPKVESAKMTLQGLNPDVRVIPYQEKLTSKNIMEIIKDYDIVVDGCDNFPTRYLVNDACVLTKKPNVHGSIFQFEGQASVFYPGKGPCYRCLYPEPPPAEMAPSCAEAGVLGVLPGLIGTIQALETIKLILGKGETLVGKLLCFNTLMNEITTLNLKRDPACPMCGDNPTIKELIDYEEFCSLRAAHPAPESAPSEKKRAAG, encoded by the coding sequence ATGGCGAAGACCTTTAAACAGTTGATGGAGGAGGCGCGGAAGGACGTCAAGGAGATTTCGGTCCAGGAGACCAAGGATCTTCTCGAAAGGAACGGCAACCACCTCCTGTTAGACGTGCGCGAGAAGGACGAATATCGCGAGGGTCATCTCGAAGGCGCCGTCTCCCTGCCCCGCGGCTTCCTCGAGCTCAAGGTCGAAACCACCGTTCCGGAAAAATCGACTCCGATCATCGCCTATTGCGCCGGCGGCGTGCGCTCGCTCTTGGCCGCGAAAGCGCTCAAAGAGATGGGTTATCAAAACGTGATCTCGATGTCCGGCGGCTACGGCGCGTGGAAGACGGCCGGCTACAAGTGGATCCAAGACCACCAGTTCACGCAGGAGCAGACAACCCGCTACAGCCGCCATTTCATGCTTCCGGAAGTCGGCGAGGAAGGCCAGGCCAAACTACTCAAGGCGAAAGTTCTCATTGTCGGCGCCGGCGGGCTCGGCTCCCCTTCGGCCTATTACCTCGCGGCGGCGGGCGTTGGAACTATCGGCATCATCGACAACGACGTCGTCGATCTCTCCAACCTGCAGCGGCAGATCCTGCACAGCAACGACCGTGTCGGCATGCCCAAAGTCGAGTCCGCGAAGATGACGCTACAAGGATTGAATCCCGATGTCCGTGTCATTCCTTACCAGGAAAAGTTGACGTCGAAAAACATCATGGAGATCATCAAGGACTACGACATCGTCGTCGACGGCTGCGACAACTTTCCGACGCGCTACCTGGTCAACGACGCCTGCGTCTTGACCAAAAAGCCCAACGTGCATGGAAGCATCTTCCAGTTCGAGGGACAAGCTTCGGTCTTTTATCCGGGCAAAGGGCCCTGCTACCGCTGCTTGTACCCGGAGCCGCCGCCGGCGGAGATGGCGCCGAGCTGCGCCGAGGCCGGAGTGCTCGGCGTCCTGCCGGGACTCATCGGCACGATCCAGGCGCTGGAAACGATCAAGCTGATCCTTGGGAAGGGCGAGACGCTGGTCGGCAAGCTGCTCTGCTTCAACACCTTGATGAATGAGATCACGACCTTGAATCTAAAACGCGACCCGGCTTGCCCGATGTGCGGCGACAATCCGACGATCAAGGAGCTCATCGACTACGAAGAGTTCTGCAGCCTGCGCGCGGCGCATCCGGCGCCAGAGTCTGCGCCCTCGGAAAAAAAGCGGGCGGCGGGATAA
- a CDS encoding ABC transporter permease, with the protein MGRFLLRRLLHGIIVLWVVATATFGLLRALPGGPFDRDRRLPPEVMANIEAKYHLDETLLKQYVRYVAGILRGDLGPSYKYIDRNVADIILDTLPTSTVLGLLALLSALACSFPLGVAAASHHNRWIDRLCVFLATVGISLPNFVLGAVLIWIFSLQLGWFQAARWGAPGSAVLPAITLGAMPCAQLTYLLRSSLLETLGEDFIRTARAKGVSESLVLFKHAARNSLIPVLTLLGPLLAILVAGSFVVEYVFAIPGMGRFFITAVTDRDYPLIMGVTLVYTAILVCANLLVDVLYSVVDPRMRSR; encoded by the coding sequence GTGGGCCGTTTTCTCTTAAGGCGTCTCCTTCATGGGATTATTGTTCTCTGGGTCGTGGCGACGGCGACGTTCGGATTGCTGCGCGCCTTGCCCGGCGGACCGTTCGACCGCGACCGGCGCCTGCCTCCGGAGGTCATGGCCAACATCGAGGCCAAATACCATCTCGACGAGACGCTTCTGAAACAGTACGTCCGCTATGTCGCCGGCATCCTCCGCGGCGACCTCGGTCCTTCTTATAAGTACATCGATCGGAACGTCGCCGACATCATACTCGACACTCTACCGACTTCGACCGTGCTGGGCCTGTTGGCGCTTTTGTCGGCCCTGGCGTGTTCCTTTCCGCTCGGCGTGGCCGCCGCGAGCCATCATAACCGCTGGATCGACCGCCTGTGCGTGTTCCTCGCGACCGTCGGCATCTCGCTCCCGAACTTCGTTCTCGGCGCCGTTTTGATCTGGATTTTCTCACTGCAGCTCGGATGGTTTCAGGCCGCGCGCTGGGGCGCGCCCGGCAGCGCGGTCTTGCCGGCGATCACGCTCGGCGCGATGCCTTGCGCGCAGTTGACCTACCTGCTCCGCTCGTCGCTGCTCGAAACGCTGGGCGAAGATTTTATCCGGACGGCGCGCGCCAAGGGCGTCAGCGAATCCCTGGTCTTGTTCAAACACGCGGCGCGGAATTCTCTTATCCCCGTTTTGACTCTGCTCGGCCCGCTGCTGGCGATTTTGGTCGCCGGCTCCTTCGTGGTGGAATACGTGTTCGCCATTCCCGGCATGGGCCGGTTTTTCATTACGGCGGTGACCGACCGCGACTATCCGCTGATCATGGGGGTGACTCTCGTTTACACGGCGATCCTGGTTTGCGCGAATCTGCTGGTGGATGTCTTGTATTCGGTCGTCGATCCCCGGATGCGCTCCCGTTGA
- the scpB gene encoding SMC-Scp complex subunit ScpB — MKREQLKSILESLLFASEGPVTLPRLGEVIEGAERNEIAAALRDLQAEYDDADRGFRIAEVAGGYQMQTARENADWVKKLYRDRPARMSRATLETLAIIAYKQPITRAEIEAIRGVDVDGVVATLLDRRLIRIVARKDVPGRPFLYGTTPEFLQLFNLKDLTHLPTLKEMEEMTLPEGETPPPPPEEAPPESSKQ, encoded by the coding sequence ATGAAGCGTGAACAATTGAAATCGATTCTGGAGAGCCTACTCTTCGCGTCCGAGGGGCCGGTGACGCTGCCGCGCCTCGGCGAGGTTATCGAAGGCGCGGAGCGTAACGAGATCGCCGCCGCGCTCCGGGACCTACAGGCGGAATACGACGACGCCGACCGCGGCTTCCGGATCGCCGAGGTCGCCGGCGGTTATCAGATGCAGACCGCCCGCGAGAATGCCGATTGGGTGAAGAAGCTTTATCGCGACAGGCCGGCCCGCATGAGCCGCGCCACCTTGGAGACGCTCGCCATCATCGCCTACAAGCAGCCGATCACCCGCGCCGAGATCGAAGCGATCCGCGGCGTCGACGTCGATGGGGTGGTGGCGACGCTGTTAGACCGGCGGCTGATTCGCATCGTCGCGCGGAAAGACGTTCCCGGCCGGCCGTTTCTCTACGGCACCACGCCCGAGTTTCTCCAGCTCTTCAATCTCAAAGATTTGACCCATCTGCCGACCTTGAAGGAGATGGAAGAGATGACGCTACCGGAAGGCGAGACCCCGCCGCCACCCCCGGAAGAAGCCCCGCCAGAATCCAGCAAGCAGTAG
- a CDS encoding ABC transporter permease, with translation MSDSRKIRWMGRVGGEPWRNPAFLMSFAFIVLVTFAGFFAPALSPYPPGGFEEQRMLEGPSRDHWLGTDELGRDLFTRILYGARVSIAVGLGTALIALMIGTLYGLVSGYAGGALDNLLMRIVDIFYGLPDLLIFVLLSLFLGRNIAGVLIALGVITWVRFARITRGQVLQAKELIYVEGARAIGAPHRRIVLRHILPNIFAPVLVTLTFSIPAAILSESTLSFIGLGINDPYSEWGTSWGTLTQDGWRAMRSYPHLIFFPALAIFLTILSFNFLGNGLRDIFDPKLR, from the coding sequence ATGAGCGATTCGAGAAAGATAAGATGGATGGGGCGTGTCGGCGGCGAACCGTGGAGGAACCCCGCCTTTCTGATGAGCTTTGCGTTTATTGTGCTGGTGACCTTCGCCGGTTTCTTCGCGCCCGCGCTCTCGCCTTATCCGCCCGGCGGGTTCGAAGAGCAGCGCATGCTCGAAGGACCGAGCCGCGATCACTGGCTCGGCACGGACGAGCTGGGAAGAGATCTCTTTACGCGAATTCTCTACGGCGCGCGCGTCTCCATCGCGGTAGGGCTCGGGACCGCCCTGATCGCGCTCATGATCGGAACGCTTTACGGCCTCGTATCCGGTTACGCCGGCGGCGCGCTGGATAACCTGCTCATGCGGATCGTCGATATCTTCTACGGCCTTCCCGACCTGCTCATCTTCGTGCTGCTCTCTCTGTTTCTCGGCCGCAACATCGCCGGCGTCCTGATCGCGCTCGGCGTCATCACGTGGGTTCGTTTCGCCCGCATCACGCGGGGACAGGTTCTTCAGGCGAAAGAGCTTATCTACGTGGAGGGCGCCAGAGCGATCGGCGCGCCGCACCGGAGGATCGTTCTGCGCCACATCCTTCCCAACATCTTCGCGCCCGTTCTGGTGACGCTCACGTTCAGCATTCCCGCCGCGATCCTTTCCGAGTCCACGTTGAGCTTTATCGGCCTCGGCATCAACGATCCCTACAGCGAATGGGGAACCAGCTGGGGAACCTTGACCCAGGACGGCTGGCGCGCCATGCGTAGCTATCCGCACCTGATCTTTTTTCCGGCGCTGGCGATTTTTTTGACCATCCTGTCCTTCAACTTTCTCGGCAACGGCCTCAGAGATATTTTCGATCCCAAATTACGATGA
- a CDS encoding pseudouridine synthase: protein MERLQKIISRAGLASRREAERWIQDGRVTVNGAVVTKLGTQADVVKDKIKVDGKLIVRPALNYFLFHKPPGLITSMNDPEGRPHLGEWLESLGKKGRVFPVGRLDFNSSGLLLLTNDGELAQKLTHPRYGVRKVYRVKVSGCPSEQELDRLRKGIRLEDGWTAPAKARVVEVLKKKAWIELEVREGRYREVRRMFEARGYFVEKLVRIRMGPLRLGPLAPGEYRPLTQQEISALKRSVGM, encoded by the coding sequence ATGGAGCGTTTGCAGAAAATTATTTCCCGCGCCGGCCTGGCGTCGCGCCGGGAAGCCGAGAGATGGATTCAGGACGGGCGCGTCACGGTGAACGGCGCGGTGGTTACCAAGCTCGGCACTCAGGCCGATGTCGTCAAGGACAAAATCAAGGTCGACGGCAAGCTCATTGTTCGGCCCGCGCTCAACTATTTTCTCTTCCATAAACCGCCGGGATTGATCACGTCGATGAACGATCCCGAGGGGCGGCCGCACCTCGGCGAATGGCTGGAGAGTCTAGGTAAAAAAGGCCGCGTCTTTCCCGTCGGTAGATTGGATTTCAATTCTTCGGGTCTCCTACTCCTCACCAACGACGGCGAGCTGGCGCAGAAGCTCACGCATCCGCGCTACGGCGTGCGCAAGGTATATCGGGTGAAAGTCAGCGGCTGTCCGTCTGAGCAGGAGCTCGATCGGCTGCGGAAAGGGATTCGGCTGGAGGACGGTTGGACGGCGCCGGCCAAAGCCAGAGTCGTCGAGGTCCTGAAGAAAAAGGCGTGGATCGAGCTGGAAGTTCGCGAAGGACGCTACCGTGAAGTGCGGCGGATGTTCGAAGCGCGGGGTTACTTCGTCGAGAAGCTCGTGCGCATTCGCATGGGGCCGCTCCGGCTGGGCCCGCTCGCGCCCGGCGAATACCGCCCGTTAACGCAGCAGGAAATCTCCGCCCTGAAAAGAAGCGTGGGGATGTGA
- a CDS encoding segregation/condensation protein A, with product MTHTVQLEMFEGPLDLLLHLIKKNEVSITDIPIAAITEQYLATLELMEMLSLDVAGEFLVMAATLVHIKSRMLLPPDETDLEEDEEGDPRDELVRRLLEYQRFKEAAGELERRDILKRDVFVRSPEPPEQVETVGFETVSLFDLIAALRTVLDRLPKDSVHQVELETVSVREKMSQILADLHRRGKAVFQELFTGAVSRMEVVVTFLAMLELVKIRAVKIWQEETTGPIIIAPAAPLEEAHQKMAGGIIEEDIDEA from the coding sequence ATGACTCACACAGTTCAATTGGAGATGTTCGAAGGCCCGCTGGACCTCCTGCTCCACTTGATCAAGAAGAACGAGGTCAGCATCACGGATATTCCCATCGCCGCGATCACCGAGCAGTATCTCGCCACGCTGGAGCTGATGGAGATGTTGAGCCTCGACGTCGCCGGAGAATTTCTGGTGATGGCGGCGACCCTGGTCCACATCAAGTCGAGAATGCTGCTGCCGCCGGACGAAACTGATCTGGAAGAAGACGAGGAGGGCGATCCGCGCGACGAGCTGGTGCGCCGGCTGTTGGAGTATCAGAGATTCAAAGAAGCAGCGGGAGAGCTGGAACGGCGCGACATCTTGAAGCGCGACGTATTCGTCCGCTCGCCCGAGCCGCCGGAACAGGTGGAGACCGTGGGCTTTGAGACCGTCTCTCTGTTCGACTTGATCGCCGCGCTCCGCACCGTGCTCGATCGGCTGCCCAAGGATTCAGTGCACCAGGTCGAGCTGGAAACGGTATCGGTACGGGAAAAAATGAGCCAGATTTTGGCCGACCTGCATCGCCGAGGCAAAGCGGTGTTTCAAGAGCTTTTCACGGGGGCGGTGTCGCGGATGGAGGTCGTGGTGACGTTTCTCGCCATGCTGGAGCTGGTCAAGATTCGCGCGGTGAAAATATGGCAGGAGGAAACTACCGGACCGATTATCATTGCGCCGGCGGCGCCGTTGGAAGAGGCGCATCAAAAGATGGCCGGCGGGATCATCGAGGAAGATATCGATGAAGCGTGA
- a CDS encoding VOC family protein, whose translation MNYRLEHVAINCKNLEESIRFYQNLFGGEPTPIRKGSSGYGFCFLKVDGEAPLQLMESDGAVGVHHYGFVTDDIDGVANEFKSKGAKILRENRDAAGKLTTIFCQDPNGLQIEIRIPR comes from the coding sequence ATGAACTACCGTCTCGAACACGTCGCAATCAACTGCAAGAATCTTGAGGAGTCGATCCGCTTTTACCAGAATCTTTTCGGCGGCGAGCCGACGCCGATTAGAAAAGGATCGTCCGGCTATGGCTTCTGTTTTCTCAAGGTCGATGGTGAAGCTCCGCTGCAACTGATGGAGTCGGACGGCGCGGTCGGCGTGCATCACTACGGCTTTGTCACCGACGACATCGACGGCGTGGCCAACGAATTTAAGAGCAAAGGCGCCAAGATCTTGCGCGAGAATCGAGACGCGGCCGGTAAGCTCACCACCATCTTCTGTCAGGACCCCAACGGCCTACAGATAGAGATCCGAATTCCGCGCTAG